Within Trachemys scripta elegans isolate TJP31775 chromosome 12, CAS_Tse_1.0, whole genome shotgun sequence, the genomic segment ttcgtagtgtagacataccctgagacaaaTTTGGAAACTTGGGCCCCTACCTGTTCAGTCCGATATATCTTATTGTTTGTCACACATGTATGATCAGAACCGACAAGTGTCAATGATTCAAtctgaaaattaataaataaacgTGAAAAAATTGACTAAGCCAAtattgggtgcctcagtttcccaccttacaAGGGTCACTGGGATTCAACAGGAAGCCATAAAGACTCTGAAGCCCCTGGAAGGAGTAGGGCCTCTCCAGAACACACATGCCAAGGGCAAAGGGGTGCTGCAGACAGGGCTGGACTCACCAGTCACAATGATGGAGATGGAGTCGCTTTTCCCTGACAGGATGGCTTGCCCAGATCAGATTATCCACTAGGCACAAGAGTACACCCCAGCATTCCCAGTCATAAGCACACGCTCTAGCCAAGGCCCCTCATCCAGCAAGGAGATCTGCTCACCTCTTTGATGGTAGAATCTGTATCCCCTTACCTTCTCGCTTCCAGGAACTGAGCAGGTGAGCTTGACACATTCCCTCTGAAAATAGAGGTGTTTTGGGGGGCCCAGAATGATTTTTGGAGCCAGCGGGGGGTGTGGGACACCTGGAGAGAATGAAGAGCAGAGAAAGCAAGGATAGAAATGGAAGGGTTCTGAATGAAGAGCACCTGGCTGAGTGTGCAAATAAAATGAGGAAACATCACATACCCCTTGGAGAAGGTACACCCCCACTTCCACCCTTCGACGGAGAATCCCTTCATACCTCCCATCCCCTGGTGGccaccctctgcaccccaacaccGAAGAGCAAATCAGAGTGTCCCTCAGTGCCAAACGCAGACAGAAGTGCAAGGACAAGCCAGATGGAGAAAGAACCCCAGAGATTGACTGTCCAGCCCCCTGAGGTTGACCATCCAGTTGCCTGGTCTCTGTTGCTCTCCTTGCCATGGGATGCTGTGATGGCCAAAAGCATATCTGGGTTCCCAGAAGTACTGGATccattcatggaggacaggtccattaatggctcttagccaagatggtcaggtacacaaccccatgctcgggGTGAGTCTGAACCTCCGACTACTACAAGCTATGATGGACACCTGGGCTGGATCCTTCCAAAATTGCCTTTTTCTGTGcgctccccctgaagctctggcatGGGCACCATtggagacaggctactgggctagacagaccaggGACCAGcatggcagctcttatgttctgTTACTGGTCCCTGCTATCACATGCTGAGAGAAAGAGGCCCCACCTGTGACTGTGATGGAGATGGGCTGGCTCTCTAGGGAGGAGGTCTCCTGCCCAGGTTCGGCTACCCGGTACATACAGGTGTACGAGCCAGAATCCTCCATGTTGTGTCTTCCAATCTGGTAACTCTGAGAGTCCTCTAGCACCTAGTCTTGTGCATGCCACTTGTTCCCCAGCCTTGAGGAAGCAGAACTGCATCTTcttctcccagctgggagctgagcaTGTCAGGGTAACAAAATCTCCGGTGGTGAACTCAGGGCCTGTTGGGGACAGTTGCAGAGTTGGCCGAAAGGTTTCCGGGAGCACGGAAGGCCCTGAAGAGAGACAGTGGGGACTGAGCCCTCCAACAACCCCCAGTGCTATGGTGCTTCCTCCTCCCAATCCCAGGAGTTGACTGATGTGTCCGAAGGGAGACGACGCCCAAGTTCATTTGCTACCACTGCATATTTCCCTCCTTGATCACTAATGTTCCTTCCCCACCCATAGATGTTTTCTCTGAAGAGCATCAGCTCTGGGTTCACCCACTTTTCATTTACtgattttctccattttcttgccCATATCAGGGAAGGTTGATTGATCTTTAAAGACCAGCAGGTGATGCTCCTGGGATAAGACAGGTGAGAGCCTACAGCTAACCCAACAAGCCAACAATGCTCCGTCTCTGTGGAGCTGTGAATTTAATAATTCCTGTGAGTTTCCAAGCATCAggactgggaactgcagggagatGCCTCTGTGGACACCGATTGGGACATGCAAGGCCAGGTTTGGACTGGCAGCTCTCaaggagtttgctggcaaggccgACAGGTGGGAATGTCAGGGAGGTGACAGACATTTCAGCAGCACAACAGCTCTCCCTTGCTGAGCACAGTGTCACAGGGACTTAGTTGCTAACATGACCTGCCTTGACaaaccagctctcctggacaGGAGCTCTCTGATTGCCCAGAGCAATCACATTGCAATGGCCGAGCATTTTAACTCAACGACCCTCTGGTGCTATTCTGTTCCCACCTTCCTTCAGAAGTTCAGACCAACTGACCACAGCGAAGGTAAAGAATCCCCCATCCAAAGTGGAGTCTGTAGTCTGGCCCAAATACCAACCCCCAGTATCAGACAGGATTCATCAGCTCTACAGACAGATTACTCAGTCCATCGCAGATGTACTAGTTGGTAGCCCACAACCCCTCCAGTCTGCAGGGCAGACCTCTGAACAGCCATTACCTGACCGAAGAGGTGTAGATGGAAACATGACTCACCTGTCAGATGGATTGAGAGGGGGGCACTCGGCAGTGACTGGATCATTCTCCCTGAGACACTGATCTCATAGCTGCAGGTGTAAGGGCCGGTAGCATCCAAATCAGATTGACAGAGCTGGAGATAGGCACTTGGCTGTGAGATAATGACATTCCCCTGTCTCAGGAACTGGTAGCTTTTAGCCATGTGTCCCGGAGGGGCCGAGCATTCGATGGTAACAGGGCTCTTTCCGGGGCGATCAGAAATTGCAGAGATGGATGGAGCGAGAGGGCAATCTGTGAAGAGCAACAACAGGAGAGAAGAGGGAGTGTTAATGTACCGAGAGTGTGGAAATAGCAGAGCAATTGGTGATGAGGAAGTGGGGTCTAGAGATCAAAtcgaggcatggggagggagccaggactcctgggagctctgagaggggagtgaaTTTCAGTTCTTGAAAACCTGACACAACTAgaaggaggagaaccaggaagCAAAACTGAGCTGATGCCCTTGGTTGCAGCTAGATTGCTGGTTGTGTCTCAGGCACTGTAGGGGGAGAAATGCTAGTGACCCCATCTCAACCAGCCCTAGGAAACAGATGCACCAGTCGGTAGGGCCAAGCAGGGATGGTTGCACTCCGAGATGGTCTCCCACCCAGACTGCTGCCCATTACGGGCAGATGTATTGCTTTTGGGATCCCCATCAGAGCCGTGAGCCCCAGCTGAGCACCCCCATTCTAAGTGGGGACATCTGCAGAGACCTGCACCCCGATTTCCTCTCAGAAGCCATATCTCCCTCCTGGAAGCTTAGCACAGGAGAGTAACACGCTCCCTGGGGAGATAGACAGAATGCTTAGGGGCTAGAGAGAGCATGAGGGCCGGCTGCCCCCTGCACCCAAGGGATTGTGAGAAAGTGTCCTAGTAGATGCTGGTTCAAACTGGGCTCCTTTAGGGCCTGATGAGATGAAAGGAAGAGGCCCCCGCTTGCACTCCAGAGGCTGTGCTCACACAACGTGGCCGGCCCAGTGCTTGTGGTGAGACTACAAggacaaaatatacaaagtaaatagcctgaAGTAGATCTGAGTCATCATTGTTCTTAGTTTGCCTAGTGATAAATTTCAGTTATGAAGGTTGGAAAtatttctctgtttgtttgtgtgtggtcAATGACATCGACTTTACCGGCCTAAATCAAATATAGAACAGACTCCTGTTCCGGACTACATCTGCCAAGATGCACAGCGGTCACCCCTCTAGTTGAACTGCTGCAATGCAACATGGAGGGCTTAGTTCTGAGAGGGGGGCTGGCCAGGAAAAGAGGATGGGACCACAAAACACCAGAACTGAAACTCCCATCAGGCACCACAGCCGCTCCAGGCAGATACAGGATACCAACAGAGCCAAAAATAAAGGATTTTGTTTCAAGAAGGAGGAAAATGTCTCATTCTGATCCACaatgtttaaatgaaatgttttgacacgTCTGCAACGAATTTCAACCCTACCCTCCTGTCCCAGGTAAGGACTTTGGAGAACAGAGTGAGAATTCAAAGAACCACAAGCACTCTTCAACAATGTGCTGTATTTGAAGtcaaagggcagaagggaccatcatgaagCTCCTTCAAGCCAGAATTAAACCAGCGACCTAAAACTTAGCCACATTCTCGAAATCTACAGTCTGCCTCACCACCAGCTCAGGTGCTGAAGCAATCTTTAGAGCTCAACATGTTTATCTTAACCAAGATGAAGGGGTTATTTGATCGCGGTCTATAAGTACCTAACACAATGATAGAAATCTGATAccaaagggctcttcaatctggcagCCAAAGATCTAACAGGATCCAATGGATGAACACTGAATCTAGAaaaattctgactggaaataaggtggaaATTTTCAACAGGGAGGGGAATTCACCAGTGGAAGAAAGTACCCATGGTTGTGGTGGCTTCTGcaccactggccatttttaagACAAGGGTGGATGTTTCGCTAGAAGATCTGCTcaggttcaaacaggaattacaTTGGAGACATCCAATGGAGATGGGGCTAGGTGATCACATGGGCGCTTTCTGGTTTGAGAATCTGTGAAATGGTTCTGGTTTATTTGGGGGGgttcatttttggggggggggtatgtgACGGAGTAGGGAGTAGGGCGGATTGACCTCGGAATGCTGTGTGGGAGTTTTattgggactgtctgcattggggatgggatataagg encodes:
- the LOC117886227 gene encoding uncharacterized protein LOC117886227 isoform X2, with amino-acid sequence MSGGPWLVLTAEMGKVGAYSCEYWAVRDGRNIYSARSQPVQVPVMDCPLAPSISAISDRPGKSPVTIECSAPPGHMAKSYQFLRQGNVIISQPSAYLQLCQSDLDATGPYTCSYEISVSGRMIQSLPSAPLSIHLTGPEFTTGDFVTLTCSAPSWEKKMQFCFLKAGEQVACTRLGARGLSELPDWKTQHGGFWLVHLYVPGSRTWAGDLLPREPAHLHHSHRCPTPPAGSKNHSGPPKTPLFSEGMCQAHLLSSWKRED
- the LOC117886227 gene encoding uncharacterized protein LOC117886227 isoform X1: MSGGPWLVLTAEMGKVGAYSCEYWAVRDGRNIYSARSQPVQVPVMDCPLAPSISAISDRPGKSPVTIECSAPPGHMAKSYQFLRQGNVIISQPSAYLQLCQSDLDATGPYTCSYEISVSGRMIQSLPSAPLSIHLTGPEFTTGDFVTLTCSAPSWEKKMQFCFLKAGEQVACTRLGARGLSELPDWKTQHGGFWLVHLYVPGSRTWAGDLLPREPAHLHHSHRCPTPPAGSKNHSGPPKTPLFSEGMCQAHLLSSWKREGKGIQILPSKR